TGCGTCAAACCGTATTGCGGGTAGCTGTACTGCCACTCCCACTGGCGGGCGACGACATCGACTACCAGTACGTTTGGCGCGGATTTCGCTTGTGATTCTTCATCCATGAACATGGTCTGAATCGCACTATCTGTTGGATGGATGAACAATAACACATTTATCAAAATACTGACCGCGACCCAGATCGCAATATAAGGTTTGTTGTTTTTCACTTGCAATTTTGCATGACTGGAATCACTCGACTTGTTCCTGTAACGGAACAATATGAACAAAAGCATCAATACAACGAACACAAAAATAGGCGTCAATATCGAAAGAATGAATGCAGCCGCCTCTTGCCCTTCATGCGCCTGCGCCGACGCAACAGATAGATACAAATGGTCGCCGATCGACTGTACACCCCATTCACCCAATAGCGATAAAATGACCCAAAGTATACCGAAAATGATATAATCGATCATTTCTTATTCGTCTCCTCCCTTCACACCCTCTTGAGATTTGTCCCAGTTCTCTGGTGGCTAGGATTTTATGATTCGCAATGTACCTTTCATCCCTGCCCGATAATGCACAAACCCCTGTACAAAACATCCGTATTGCCATACTCCCGGTTTATCGGGCACCTTAATCTTCAAACGGATCGATCCCCCTGGCATAAGTGTTGGACTGAAATTTCCCTGACCTTGTTGTGTAATCAACCATGGATATTTCTCGTTTGACTTGATGATCGCCTTATTTGTGACAAAGTTGTCGACCCCGTGTCCTTCCAATACTTCTACTTGTACACCATCCCAAAAATCTTTGTGAAATTGGGTTTTGACATCACCGAAATCACTGGGTGTCAAATCAAACCCCTGCCCCATCATCCACTCATGAAAACGATTCGGACTTAAATTGTGGAAATTGACCACAACCTCGTCGCCAACTCGCCATACCATTTCGTTAGGCAAATAGTAATAATCGCCCACGTATAAATCCTGTATGCCTTTACTGACGGGTACTCCTGTCATCGCCTTGATCGTCTTTCCTATCAAAGATTGCCCAAACAAAGCTGTAATGCCGACGATCGCCATTGCCCCAGTCCCGATCAAAAATTTTCGGCGGCTCCAATCTACCGGCTCATCTGTTCGCTGTAGCATACCACCCGTATCACCTTTATCATCAGATTGCTGATTCGCTTGTTTTCCTTCGTTGCTATCCATTTTCTGTCCCCCTTACGTCACCACTGTGCATCAACGAGGATGACTCAGAACCTCTTCAACTCTTACATCGGCATGCTGGTATTCGTAATACTTTTCACATAAGTATGCAATCGCCTGGT
Above is a window of Fodinisporobacter ferrooxydans DNA encoding:
- a CDS encoding cytochrome c oxidase subunit II, with the translated sequence MIDYIIFGILWVILSLLGEWGVQSIGDHLYLSVASAQAHEGQEAAAFILSILTPIFVFVVLMLLFILFRYRNKSSDSSHAKLQVKNNKPYIAIWVAVSILINVLLFIHPTDSAIQTMFMDEESQAKSAPNVLVVDVVARQWEWQYSYPQYGLTQTVDKDGNDQIVLPVNTKIEFVLRSYDPAHTYDPAIGVIHSFWVPAFGIKEDVIPGETRTEYITTTKITNTKIDPMVRVQCAEVCGAGHPYMETPLSIVSGSDFQKWIAKEKKMQQGS